The nucleotide window CAGTCCCTCGGCGGAAGGTACGCGTAGATGGTCAGCAACGTCGATGCGGTGAAGTATATCAGTATGAACTTCATGTTCAGCGGGCACTTCTTGGTCCTGAGCGTTTCAACGGTCTGTGGAATCCACGAGCCGACGAGCATGAGCATACCGATCAGGCCTATCATCTCGACCCATCCCATTCTCTCACCCCCAAACCCGGGGAGAGGGAGCATAGAAAAGGTTTTTGCACGATTTTGGCTCAAAAAAAGGTTATGAAGGGCCCTCCATTGAGGAAGAAACGGCAATCAGACCGTGGTCGCCATCCTCGACATGGCCCAGGTTTTGACGTCCTCGTCGAGGATGTCGTTGATTATCCTCATCGCCTCGGACACCTTGCCCTCCCTCGCGAGTTTCAGGGCAACCTCCGCCTGTATCTTCGACCTGTTGGGGAGATCCCTGATGAACTCCGCTATTCTAAGCGCTTCCT belongs to Thermococcus sp. AM4 and includes:
- a CDS encoding PQ-loop domain-containing transporter; the encoded protein is MGWVEMIGLIGMLMLVGSWIPQTVETLRTKKCPLNMKFILIYFTASTLLTIYAYLPPRDWIFTALNGLAAFQSGVNLYVKLRYS